The following coding sequences are from one Candidatus Paceibacterota bacterium window:
- a CDS encoding DUF167 domain-containing protein, with amino-acid sequence MSTPPFLRAQPDGVLLSVKLQPRASANEIGEALGSELRIKVTAPPVDAAANEALLKVLALQLHCPRNRVDILRGHTSRHKVIKLYGMTPEAGPGTLDAARVS; translated from the coding sequence ATGAGCACACCGCCCTTTCTTCGCGCCCAACCCGACGGGGTCCTGCTGTCGGTCAAGCTCCAACCACGGGCCTCCGCCAACGAAATCGGCGAAGCCCTCGGCAGCGAACTCCGCATCAAAGTCACCGCTCCGCCCGTTGACGCCGCCGCCAACGAAGCCCTGCTCAAGGTGCTGGCACTGCAATTGCACTGCCCGCGAAACCGGGTGGATATCCTCCGCGGCCACACCTCGCGCCATAAGGTGATCAAGCTCTACGGCATGACCCCGGAAGCGGGTCCGGGAACACTCGACGCTGCGCGGGTGAGCTAA
- the trxB gene encoding thioredoxin-disulfide reductase: MEKIVIIGSGCAGLTAALYTARANLRPLVLTGRQPGGLLTTTTIVENYPGFPEGIDGYELMVRLQKQAERFGAQVKFGTVEAVDLSRQPFKLTVDGEPVEAEALIIAAGASHRHLGLESEHKLENKGVTYCATCDGALPIFRNQPLVVVGGGDTACEDALYLTRFGSIVHLVHRRDTLRASRIMAERTLSNPKIKPHWDSVITEVLDVTQDKVTGVRLKNVKTSAETVLDCAGLFVAIGHLPNTQLFKGVLDMDEGGYIIPRRGAATNVPGVFVAGDCADRVYRQAITAAGQGCAAAIEAERYLAHRH, translated from the coding sequence ATGGAAAAAATCGTCATCATCGGCTCGGGCTGCGCCGGCTTGACTGCCGCGCTCTACACAGCGCGGGCAAACCTGCGCCCGCTGGTCCTGACCGGCCGCCAGCCGGGCGGCCTCCTGACCACCACGACCATCGTCGAGAACTATCCCGGCTTCCCGGAAGGCATTGACGGCTACGAGCTGATGGTGCGCCTGCAAAAACAGGCCGAGCGTTTCGGCGCGCAGGTCAAATTCGGCACCGTCGAAGCCGTGGACCTTTCCCGCCAGCCCTTCAAATTGACAGTGGATGGCGAGCCCGTTGAAGCCGAGGCCCTCATCATCGCCGCGGGCGCGAGCCACCGGCACCTCGGCCTGGAAAGCGAGCACAAGCTCGAGAACAAGGGCGTGACCTACTGCGCAACGTGCGACGGCGCGCTGCCCATTTTCCGCAACCAGCCGCTGGTGGTCGTTGGTGGCGGCGATACGGCCTGCGAAGACGCCCTCTACCTGACGCGCTTTGGCTCGATCGTGCACCTGGTCCACCGGCGCGACACCCTCCGCGCCTCCAGGATCATGGCCGAGCGCACACTGTCCAACCCGAAGATCAAACCCCATTGGGACTCCGTTATTACCGAAGTCCTCGACGTAACCCAGGACAAGGTCACGGGCGTCCGCCTGAAAAACGTCAAGACCAGCGCCGAGACCGTTCTCGACTGCGCCGGTCTCTTTGTGGCCATCGGCCACCTCCCCAATACGCAGCTCTTCAAAGGCGTCCTCGACATGGATGAGGGCGGCTACATCATCCCCCGGCGCGGAGCCGCCACCAACGTGCCCGGTGTATTCGTGGCGGGTGACTGCGCCGACCGCGTCTATCGCCAGGCCATCACCGCGGCCGGGCAAGGGTGTGCGGCGGCCATTGAGGCGGAGAGGTATTTGGCCCACCGGCACTGA
- a CDS encoding serine/threonine-protein kinase gives MSENASKCQRCGAELPPGPKAGPCPRCAAQFLQATQTEALGEPSGPRPRFTPPPVTELASLFPQLEILELVGQGGMGAVYKARQKELDRIVALKILPPDIGQDPSFAERFAREAKALARLNHPGIVTLYEFGRAGGDTSRETAHPQPLYYFLMEFVHGVNLRRVLEAGRMSSREALAIVPQICDALQYAHDQGIIHRDIKPENILLDRQGHVKVADFGLAKLVGTAEAASGEATAISPASTGAGTVMGTPQYMAPEQREHPTEVDHRADIYSLGVVFYQMLTGELPAAGKVEAPSKKVLVDARLDEVVLRTLEQEPERRYQQASRVKEDVETIASTSSGAHPPGGQAHSSASAAAIGKSRRGLQVPAIGLIISGVINVLLPIAATLSVGSHGGPIAMVVPIMLMAGMGGLVIVGGSRMLRLQAYGLSVAVSILAMITPPGCLLGVPFGVWALIVLTKKEVREAFRSGESVQPGTTPSQPIPTPRRVSATKSLLIAVVSLLLLVAVALGAFLFLTDRTPVLLTNRSRREAESARISAVNQRLAGEARSHLDAAGYAYREVQVAVYSPGFPGGYCTIIGLRRITEDSEVPGGLNLRHDGSGFWFFNGWGALSNVQFQVHAAYEMGLPLEQQLTFGPVNELVVTGAIDFDTGKLIDLPLAPSANDREPARYDWLNSAEGKAWMRERGIDALDANRALIRVDLLLIKLKDQEWNSLTADALAAKIRSQAPATDVFNTRINTYGFQTREGREGMLQVLNANLAQGVKIRYKLVDAARDFVTGRPFAAEPSPR, from the coding sequence ATGAGCGAAAATGCTTCAAAGTGTCAGCGTTGCGGCGCCGAGCTGCCGCCCGGTCCAAAGGCCGGGCCATGCCCCCGCTGCGCGGCCCAGTTCCTCCAGGCCACCCAGACCGAGGCGCTTGGCGAGCCCTCCGGCCCGCGGCCTCGTTTCACCCCTCCTCCCGTAACCGAGCTGGCTTCCCTGTTCCCGCAGCTTGAAATCCTCGAGCTCGTGGGTCAGGGCGGGATGGGCGCGGTCTATAAGGCGCGCCAGAAGGAACTCGACCGCATTGTCGCGCTCAAGATTCTTCCCCCGGATATTGGACAGGACCCCTCCTTCGCCGAGCGCTTCGCTCGTGAGGCCAAGGCTCTGGCCAGGCTGAACCATCCCGGGATTGTCACCCTCTACGAATTTGGCCGGGCCGGCGGCGACACCAGCCGCGAGACCGCGCATCCTCAGCCCCTGTATTACTTTCTGATGGAGTTTGTCCACGGTGTAAACCTGCGGCGGGTACTTGAGGCGGGGCGCATGTCGTCGCGCGAGGCGCTGGCCATCGTGCCGCAGATTTGCGACGCGCTGCAGTACGCCCACGACCAGGGCATCATTCACCGGGACATCAAGCCGGAGAACATCCTGTTGGACCGGCAGGGTCATGTGAAGGTGGCGGACTTCGGCCTGGCAAAGCTGGTCGGCACAGCCGAAGCCGCCAGCGGAGAGGCAACAGCTATCTCACCCGCGAGCACCGGCGCGGGCACGGTGATGGGCACCCCTCAGTATATGGCGCCCGAACAACGCGAGCATCCGACCGAGGTGGACCATCGAGCCGACATCTATTCTCTGGGTGTGGTCTTTTACCAAATGCTAACCGGCGAGTTGCCGGCCGCGGGCAAAGTCGAAGCTCCGTCAAAGAAGGTCCTCGTGGATGCGCGGTTGGACGAAGTGGTGCTGCGGACGCTGGAGCAGGAGCCGGAACGGCGTTACCAGCAGGCCAGCCGGGTCAAGGAGGATGTGGAAACGATTGCGAGCACATCGTCTGGTGCGCACCCCCCCGGCGGTCAGGCGCACTCAAGCGCAAGCGCGGCGGCCATCGGGAAATCCCGCCGCGGGCTACAAGTCCCGGCCATTGGCCTGATCATCAGTGGAGTCATTAACGTTTTGCTGCCAATAGCCGCCACGCTCTCGGTAGGTTCTCACGGTGGACCGATAGCGATGGTGGTGCCGATAATGCTTATGGCAGGCATGGGCGGGTTAGTGATCGTTGGCGGGTCGCGCATGCTGCGCTTGCAGGCCTACGGCTTGTCAGTGGCCGTGAGCATTCTAGCCATGATCACACCTCCCGGCTGCCTGCTGGGTGTGCCCTTCGGCGTTTGGGCGCTGATCGTGCTGACAAAAAAAGAGGTGCGGGAGGCTTTCAGAAGCGGCGAGTCCGTTCAACCAGGAACTACGCCGTCCCAGCCGATTCCCACACCGCGCCGGGTTTCTGCAACGAAGTCCCTCCTCATAGCCGTTGTGTCGCTATTGCTTCTGGTCGCCGTGGCACTCGGTGCGTTCCTTTTTCTGACGGATCGCACACCGGTTTTGCTGACGAATCGCTCTCGCCGGGAAGCCGAATCCGCCCGCATCTCAGCGGTGAATCAGAGACTCGCAGGAGAAGCTCGGAGTCATTTGGATGCCGCCGGATACGCTTATCGCGAGGTCCAGGTGGCGGTCTATTCGCCGGGGTTTCCGGGAGGTTATTGCACAATAATCGGTTTGCGACGAATAACAGAAGACTCAGAAGTTCCGGGAGGTCTCAACCTGCGCCATGACGGCTCCGGCTTTTGGTTCTTCAATGGCTGGGGGGCACTCAGCAATGTGCAGTTTCAGGTGCATGCGGCCTACGAAATGGGCTTACCTCTGGAACAGCAACTGACTTTTGGCCCGGTCAACGAGCTGGTGGTTACTGGCGCGATTGATTTCGACACGGGCAAGCTCATCGACCTGCCTTTGGCACCCTCAGCCAACGACCGGGAGCCGGCACGCTATGACTGGCTCAACTCCGCCGAGGGGAAAGCTTGGATGCGAGAGCGTGGGATTGATGCCCTTGACGCCAACCGCGCACTGATCCGCGTTGACCTGCTGCTCATCAAGTTGAAAGACCAGGAGTGGAACTCGCTTACGGCAGATGCGCTGGCTGCGAAGATCAGGTCCCAAGCTCCAGCCACCGATGTTTTCAACACGCGAATCAACACTTACGGCTTCCAAACACGCGAAGGCCGCGAGGGCATGCTGCAAGTCCTGAATGCCAATCTCGCCCAAGGCGTCAAAATTCGCTACAAGCTGGTTGATGCTGCGCGTGACTTCGTCACTGGCCGTCCGTTCGCCGCGGAGCCATCCCCCCGTTAG
- a CDS encoding sigma-70 family RNA polymerase sigma factor produces the protein MPTSDSSVSSTAPLRPQFVTTHWSVVLQAQDKASAGSDEALDTLCRTYWYPLYAFVRASGYPPHAAQDLTQEFFARLLSKDYLRAVDPGKGRFRTFLRMALKRFLANEWDRLSAQKRGGLQTHLSFDTSLAEERFQDERGGALTPDRIYDRRWALTLLTEALGRLEREHSSAGKAGEWDHLEPHLMQDRSALPYAEIASRLQTTEGAARVALHRLRKRFREIFRETIANTVADPAEVESEMRQVLEALSQA, from the coding sequence ATGCCAACGTCAGACAGCAGCGTATCGTCGACGGCCCCCTTGCGACCGCAGTTCGTCACCACCCACTGGTCAGTCGTGCTCCAAGCCCAGGACAAGGCGTCCGCGGGCTCGGATGAGGCACTGGATACCCTCTGTCGCACCTACTGGTATCCGCTTTACGCATTCGTGCGCGCATCGGGCTACCCACCGCATGCGGCGCAGGACCTCACGCAGGAGTTCTTTGCCCGGCTTCTGTCCAAAGATTACCTGCGCGCGGTGGACCCGGGAAAAGGACGCTTCCGGACCTTCCTGCGCATGGCTTTGAAGCGCTTTCTCGCCAATGAATGGGACCGTCTCAGCGCCCAAAAGCGCGGCGGGCTGCAGACTCATCTGTCCTTCGACACCTCACTGGCCGAAGAACGTTTCCAAGACGAGCGCGGCGGAGCGCTGACTCCCGACCGCATCTACGACCGGCGCTGGGCGCTGACCCTGCTCACAGAAGCCCTGGGCCGCCTGGAACGCGAACATTCGAGTGCCGGCAAGGCCGGCGAGTGGGATCATCTCGAGCCGCACCTGATGCAAGACCGTTCGGCGCTGCCTTACGCCGAAATCGCTTCCCGGCTGCAAACGACCGAGGGGGCGGCGCGGGTAGCCCTGCACCGCCTACGCAAGCGCTTTCGGGAGATCTTCCGCGAAACCATCGCCAATACCGTTGCCGACCCGGCGGAAGTCGAGAGCGAAATGCGGCAGGTCCTCGAGGCCCTGAGCCAGGCCTAG
- a CDS encoding DUF4038 domain-containing protein — protein MQMIRNVISRWSRFAALALLVLPAGSFNAAAAANTPVIPKWSRFEQEFKSSVLYSNALQDASVTVLFTSPLGELREVDGFWDGGRTWRVRFSPDQPGRWSFKTTCSDAANPGLHGQKGSFLCSAAIGLTRFQRHGQVRVAHDRRYLEHADGTPFFWLADTAWAGARAAELKDWQFYAQTRTRQRFTVAQWAVAPGSDARKQVAWTGFPERIGINPDFFQRLDAKLEVLSQAGILSAIVPLLETQAPTDPSMVLPDDQAELLVRYVVARWGSEPVAWLLAFEGDATGKNVARWKKIGQAVFGDSVHAPVVLFPGQTQWALDEFRDQNWVDVFGYPSITDVTDDAFKWAVTGPFASEWQKEPARPLIAFAPCENGTTPQAGKRFAADDVRRAVYWSLLLAPPAGISYAAQGVADWDTTVEPTQDKIKGTDLPFWGKAMFMPAAKQMSHLAKYMNSIDFWRLRPQAGAIATQPGSESPRRFIAAASADPNTLSLVYVPEDRTLEMVLSALPAAPVVSWFNPRSGENNAAVAVVGGSSCQFPTPDAGDWLLRLNAGK, from the coding sequence ATGCAGATGATACGCAACGTTATATCGAGGTGGTCACGATTTGCCGCGCTGGCCCTTTTGGTCCTGCCGGCGGGGAGCTTTAACGCTGCCGCTGCGGCCAATACGCCGGTCATTCCTAAATGGAGCCGTTTTGAACAGGAATTCAAGAGCAGCGTGCTTTATTCGAACGCCCTGCAGGACGCGTCGGTCACCGTGCTGTTCACTTCGCCTTTGGGCGAATTGAGGGAAGTGGACGGATTCTGGGACGGCGGCAGGACCTGGCGCGTGCGTTTCTCGCCCGACCAACCGGGCCGTTGGAGCTTCAAAACAACGTGCTCCGACGCCGCCAATCCCGGCCTGCACGGCCAGAAGGGGAGTTTCCTTTGCTCGGCCGCGATTGGGCTGACCCGTTTCCAGAGGCATGGCCAGGTGCGTGTTGCCCACGACCGCCGGTATCTCGAACATGCGGACGGCACGCCGTTCTTCTGGCTTGCGGATACAGCCTGGGCCGGGGCGCGCGCAGCGGAACTCAAGGACTGGCAGTTTTACGCGCAGACACGCACCCGCCAACGGTTCACGGTGGCCCAATGGGCGGTTGCGCCCGGGTCGGACGCCAGGAAGCAAGTCGCCTGGACTGGTTTCCCGGAGCGGATTGGCATCAATCCCGACTTCTTCCAGCGGCTGGACGCGAAACTGGAGGTGCTGAGCCAGGCGGGTATTCTGAGCGCGATTGTTCCTCTGTTGGAAACGCAGGCGCCAACGGATCCGAGCATGGTGCTGCCCGATGACCAGGCGGAGTTGCTCGTCCGGTATGTTGTCGCCCGCTGGGGATCGGAGCCGGTGGCCTGGCTGCTGGCCTTCGAAGGGGACGCCACAGGCAAGAACGTCGCGCGGTGGAAGAAGATTGGGCAGGCGGTGTTCGGCGACAGCGTCCACGCGCCAGTCGTGCTGTTTCCCGGTCAGACGCAGTGGGCCCTGGACGAGTTCCGGGATCAGAATTGGGTTGATGTATTCGGCTATCCCAGCATCACGGATGTCACGGACGACGCGTTCAAGTGGGCTGTGACCGGGCCTTTTGCCTCGGAATGGCAAAAGGAACCGGCCCGACCGCTGATCGCCTTTGCGCCCTGCGAGAACGGGACCACGCCGCAAGCCGGGAAACGATTCGCAGCGGACGACGTGCGGCGCGCGGTCTATTGGAGCCTGCTGCTGGCGCCGCCCGCCGGGATCAGCTATGCGGCCCAGGGAGTGGCGGACTGGGACACAACGGTCGAACCGACGCAGGATAAGATAAAGGGCACCGACCTGCCCTTCTGGGGCAAGGCTATGTTCATGCCGGCCGCCAAGCAAATGTCGCACTTGGCGAAATACATGAACTCGATTGACTTTTGGCGGCTGCGTCCGCAAGCGGGGGCGATTGCCACGCAACCCGGCTCCGAGTCACCACGACGGTTCATTGCCGCGGCCAGTGCTGATCCCAATACCCTGTCCCTGGTTTACGTGCCGGAGGACCGCACACTGGAGATGGTCCTGTCGGCGCTGCCGGCGGCGCCGGTGGTGAGCTGGTTTAATCCCCGCAGTGGCGAGAATAACGCCGCCGTGGCCGTGGTCGGGGGCAGCTCCTGCCAGTTCCCAACGCCCGATGCCGGCGACTGGCTGCTCCGGTTGAACGCGGGCAAATAG
- a CDS encoding serine hydrolase domain-containing protein, with the protein MRYLSWPCVLVAGTVLASQVALADRADQHIKEQMKQHRIPGLALKIIQDGKTVKTAAYGLANVELNVRATPDTVFEIGSITKQFTAAGILLLAQEGKLSVDDKISRHLRDTPSPWADVTIRHLLTHTSGIKSYTGLNGFQLWRRLTQEQFIEAIGRQPMEFQPGESWKYCNTGYNLLGHIIENVSGKNYWDFMSQRIFQPLGMLATTNRLPSLVIRNRAAGYEQTNKVWINRDSDLTEVFAAGAMASTVGDLAKWNAALDGERLLKAASKEQMWTPTKLNDGTLKKYGFGWNVGESEGHKNIGHGGSTSGFSASLQRFPDDRLTVIILTNTDQEIATPLARQIAAFYFKQPRTAK; encoded by the coding sequence ATGAGATATTTGAGTTGGCCCTGCGTTTTGGTTGCCGGAACTGTGTTGGCGTCGCAGGTTGCGCTCGCGGACCGGGCGGATCAGCACATTAAGGAGCAGATGAAGCAGCACCGGATTCCCGGCCTCGCTTTGAAGATCATCCAGGACGGAAAGACGGTCAAGACGGCGGCCTACGGCCTGGCCAATGTCGAATTGAACGTGCGGGCCACGCCGGACACGGTCTTTGAGATCGGCTCGATTACGAAGCAGTTCACGGCGGCGGGGATTCTGCTGCTGGCGCAGGAGGGCAAGCTCTCGGTGGACGACAAGATCAGCCGGCATTTGCGGGACACTCCTTCGCCGTGGGCGGACGTGACGATCCGGCATCTGTTGACGCATACATCAGGCATCAAGAGCTACACCGGCCTGAACGGCTTTCAACTGTGGCGGCGCCTGACGCAAGAGCAGTTCATCGAAGCCATCGGCAGGCAGCCGATGGAGTTCCAGCCGGGTGAGTCGTGGAAATACTGCAACACGGGTTACAATCTCCTGGGGCACATCATCGAGAACGTCAGTGGGAAGAACTACTGGGACTTCATGAGCCAACGCATCTTCCAGCCGCTGGGAATGCTCGCGACGACCAACCGCCTGCCAAGCCTGGTCATTCGTAATCGGGCTGCCGGATATGAGCAGACCAATAAGGTGTGGATCAACCGGGACTCGGATTTGACGGAGGTGTTCGCCGCCGGGGCGATGGCTTCCACGGTGGGCGACCTGGCCAAATGGAACGCGGCCCTGGATGGGGAACGCCTCCTGAAGGCTGCCAGCAAGGAACAGATGTGGACGCCGACGAAGCTGAATGACGGCACGCTCAAGAAATATGGCTTTGGCTGGAATGTCGGTGAGTCGGAGGGACACAAGAATATTGGCCACGGGGGATCCACATCCGGTTTTTCGGCCTCGCTCCAGCGGTTCCCGGACGATCGGCTGACCGTTATTATCCTGACCAACACCGATCAGGAGATTGCGACGCCTCTGGCCAGGCAAATCGCGGCGTTTTATTTCAAGCAGCCCCGGACTGCGAAATAG
- the gnd gene encoding decarboxylating NADP(+)-dependent phosphogluconate dehydrogenase produces the protein MEPQADIAVIGLAVMGQNLILNMNDHGFTVVAFNRTVSKVDEFLNQEAKDTRVLGAHSIQEMVARLKKPRRVMFMVKAGKAVDEFIEQVLPHLEAGDIIIDGGNSLFQDTIRRTKYVESKGLLYIGTGVSGGEEGARRGPSIMPGGSPAAWPHVKEIFQKISAKVDDGSPCCDWVGENGAGHYVKMVHNGIEYGDMQLICEAYNLMKTGLGLSADQMHQVFAEWNQGELNSYLIEITRDILGVKDADGQPLVDKILDTAGQKGTGKWTVISSQDLGIPITLIAEAVYARCISALKEERVAAAKKLKGPRPAIKGDQKELVEAIRHALYASKIISYAQGYMLMRAAAREHNWNLNYGGIALMWRGGCIIRSVFLGKIKEAFDRNPNLSNLLLDPFFRKAIKDCQRSWRKVVALAARKGIPVPAFSTALAFYDSYRSAWLPANLLQAQRDYFGAHTYERVDQPRGQFFHTNWTGHGGTTASSTYTV, from the coding sequence ATGGAACCACAAGCTGACATCGCCGTAATAGGACTGGCCGTAATGGGCCAGAATTTGATTCTCAACATGAACGACCACGGATTCACAGTCGTGGCGTTCAACCGCACCGTTTCGAAGGTGGACGAATTCCTCAACCAGGAAGCCAAAGACACCCGCGTCCTCGGGGCGCATTCCATCCAGGAAATGGTCGCCCGGCTGAAGAAGCCGCGGCGGGTAATGTTCATGGTGAAGGCCGGCAAAGCCGTGGACGAGTTCATTGAGCAGGTCCTCCCGCACCTTGAAGCGGGCGACATCATCATTGACGGCGGCAACTCCCTTTTCCAGGACACGATCCGCCGGACGAAATACGTCGAATCCAAAGGCCTGCTCTACATCGGCACCGGCGTTTCCGGCGGCGAGGAAGGCGCCCGTCGGGGCCCGAGCATCATGCCCGGCGGCTCGCCGGCAGCCTGGCCGCACGTGAAGGAGATCTTTCAAAAGATCTCCGCCAAAGTTGATGACGGTTCGCCCTGCTGCGACTGGGTGGGCGAGAACGGCGCCGGCCATTACGTCAAGATGGTGCATAACGGCATTGAATACGGCGACATGCAGCTCATCTGCGAGGCCTACAACCTCATGAAGACCGGCCTGGGCCTGAGCGCCGATCAGATGCACCAGGTCTTCGCCGAATGGAACCAGGGCGAGCTCAACTCCTACCTCATCGAGATCACCCGCGACATCCTCGGCGTCAAAGACGCCGACGGCCAGCCGCTGGTGGACAAAATCCTCGACACCGCCGGACAGAAAGGCACCGGCAAGTGGACCGTGATCTCCTCGCAGGACCTCGGCATCCCCATCACGCTCATTGCCGAAGCCGTGTACGCGCGCTGCATCTCCGCGCTCAAAGAGGAACGCGTGGCCGCGGCCAAAAAGCTCAAAGGGCCCCGGCCCGCCATCAAAGGCGACCAGAAGGAGCTGGTGGAAGCCATCCGGCACGCGCTCTACGCCTCGAAGATCATCTCCTACGCGCAAGGCTACATGCTGATGCGCGCCGCCGCTAGGGAACACAACTGGAACCTCAACTACGGCGGCATCGCCCTCATGTGGCGCGGCGGCTGCATCATCCGCAGCGTCTTCCTTGGCAAAATCAAGGAAGCGTTCGACAGGAATCCGAACCTGAGCAACCTGCTGCTCGATCCATTCTTCCGCAAGGCGATCAAAGATTGCCAGCGGTCATGGCGAAAGGTGGTCGCGCTGGCAGCCCGCAAGGGCATCCCCGTGCCCGCATTCAGCACCGCGCTGGCGTTCTACGATTCCTACCGCAGCGCATGGCTCCCCGCCAACCTGCTCCAGGCCCAGCGCGACTACTTCGGCGCGCACACCTACGAGCGCGTTGACCAGCCCCGCGGCCAGTTCTTCCATACCAACTGGACCGGCCACGGCGGGACCACCGCTTCCAGCACCTACACCGTTTAG
- a CDS encoding hybrid sensor histidine kinase/response regulator codes for MAVTEDLHANSPAPERLGSLLIVDDDLGVLDSLQMTFKGEYELFLANDMPTAIKLAEENEIDVVLLDIRLGVGVSGVDVLERLKFLKPDIEAVMMTGQAPADTVLQSLRLGACEYIYKPYDLQTMRAAVSKAMQRRTLGNGHAGNGEKVQQLVAELHNQRIAEQIAQTRSDIFASIIHDINNPLAVINGYVQLLDERISRAEQLAGEELEFIKKRMSAVLRQTRNCVAISQRYLDLLRNRSATDAPPVSVSHLLEDLDPLVRIHPSVNGNEFSVTPFGEDVAVKGDGTDLMQILKNLAVNAFQCSPQHKRVEICGEVLRAPLDLASLKEGPNDRLINVESMDNTAPLVKIQVRDTGPGIPVEVLPKIFRPYFTTKGSRGGTGLGLSIIQLLVKKGNGALHCHTQPGKGTTFTVYLPGAGLAN; via the coding sequence ATGGCAGTCACTGAAGATTTACATGCCAACTCGCCGGCACCCGAACGCCTCGGTTCGCTGCTGATCGTGGACGACGACCTTGGCGTCCTCGATTCGTTGCAGATGACCTTCAAGGGCGAATACGAGCTGTTCCTGGCCAACGACATGCCCACGGCCATTAAGCTCGCGGAAGAAAATGAGATTGACGTCGTCTTGCTGGACATCCGTCTGGGCGTCGGGGTGTCTGGCGTGGACGTGTTGGAGCGGCTCAAGTTCCTGAAACCGGACATCGAGGCAGTGATGATGACGGGCCAGGCTCCAGCCGACACGGTGCTCCAGTCGTTGCGGCTGGGGGCCTGCGAATACATCTACAAGCCTTACGATCTCCAGACCATGCGCGCCGCCGTCAGCAAGGCGATGCAGCGCCGCACACTCGGCAACGGGCACGCCGGCAACGGGGAAAAAGTCCAGCAGTTGGTCGCCGAGCTGCACAACCAGCGCATCGCGGAACAAATCGCCCAAACGCGCAGCGACATCTTCGCGAGCATCATCCACGACATCAACAATCCGCTCGCCGTCATAAACGGTTACGTGCAGCTCCTGGACGAGCGGATCAGCCGCGCGGAGCAACTGGCGGGCGAGGAGCTGGAATTCATCAAGAAACGGATGAGCGCCGTCCTGCGCCAGACCAGGAACTGCGTCGCGATTTCCCAGCGTTACCTCGACCTCCTGCGGAACCGCTCCGCCACCGACGCGCCGCCCGTCAGCGTCAGCCACTTGCTCGAGGATCTCGATCCCCTCGTGCGCATCCACCCGAGCGTCAACGGAAACGAGTTCAGCGTCACGCCGTTCGGCGAAGACGTGGCCGTCAAGGGAGACGGCACGGATCTCATGCAGATTCTGAAAAACCTCGCGGTCAACGCGTTCCAATGCTCGCCGCAGCACAAACGCGTCGAGATTTGCGGCGAGGTGCTCCGCGCGCCGCTGGACCTGGCCTCCTTGAAGGAGGGGCCAAACGACCGGCTGATCAATGTGGAGAGCATGGACAACACCGCGCCGCTGGTGAAAATCCAGGTGCGCGACACCGGTCCAGGCATTCCAGTGGAGGTGCTGCCGAAGATCTTCCGGCCCTATTTCACCACCAAAGGCTCGCGGGGAGGCACCGGCCTTGGGCTCAGCATCATCCAGTTGCTGGTCAAGAAAGGCAATGGGGCGCTGCATTGCCACACCCAGCCGGGCAAGGGAACAACCTTCACGGTCTACCTCCCGGGCGCGGGGCTGGCGAACTAG
- a CDS encoding DUF1080 domain-containing protein: MMSKWLLAFSAGWLLAAGCASEHTQPASPPVAQPAAPAAPAPAAEPESAVALPPGAARPPAPFEGAGWEAVFDGRSLAGWRETPFAGHGEVLCQNGVIVLSMGDPFTGINWTNAFPTMNYEVALDAMRLMGSDFFCGLTVPVGTNCCSLIVGGWGGSLLGISSVDGMDAAENETTKFVNFETGRWYRIRVRVTEKKIEAWVDNEKLVDLDTEDRRLSVRPGDIELSQPFGLAAWQTAAALREIKYRRVSAPAGNGG, translated from the coding sequence ATGATGTCTAAGTGGTTATTGGCCTTTTCGGCAGGATGGTTGCTGGCGGCGGGCTGCGCGTCCGAGCACACCCAGCCGGCGTCGCCGCCCGTGGCGCAACCAGCGGCGCCGGCCGCGCCGGCGCCCGCAGCCGAACCGGAGTCCGCCGTGGCGCTGCCACCAGGCGCGGCCCGGCCGCCCGCGCCGTTTGAGGGCGCGGGGTGGGAAGCGGTGTTCGATGGCAGGAGCCTGGCGGGCTGGCGCGAGACGCCGTTTGCCGGGCACGGCGAAGTGCTCTGCCAGAACGGTGTGATCGTGTTGAGCATGGGCGACCCGTTCACGGGCATTAACTGGACCAATGCGTTTCCCACGATGAACTATGAGGTGGCGCTCGACGCTATGCGCCTGATGGGTTCGGACTTCTTTTGCGGGTTGACGGTGCCGGTCGGGACTAACTGCTGCAGCCTGATTGTCGGCGGCTGGGGAGGCTCGCTGTTGGGCATTTCCAGCGTGGACGGCATGGACGCCGCGGAGAATGAGACGACCAAGTTCGTCAACTTCGAGACCGGCCGCTGGTATCGCATCCGAGTGCGGGTGACGGAGAAGAAGATCGAGGCATGGGTTGACAACGAGAAGCTGGTGGACCTGGACACCGAGGACAGGAGGCTTTCGGTGCGGCCGGGCGACATCGAGTTGTCGCAGCCCTTCGGGCTGGCCGCCTGGCAAACCGCAGCGGCGTTGCGCGAGATCAAGTATCGGCGGGTGAGCGCGCCCGCGGGGAACGGCGGGTAG